In the Juglans microcarpa x Juglans regia isolate MS1-56 chromosome 6D, Jm3101_v1.0, whole genome shotgun sequence genome, one interval contains:
- the LOC121234716 gene encoding secretory carrier-associated membrane protein 4, producing MNRHHDPNPFDEEEVNPFSKGSAAPGSKPRIPTLGSETFGFGQKHDATVDIPLDTMNGSKSKEQELASWEADLKRREKDIRRREDAVAKAGVPNDDKNWPPFFPIIHHDIANEIPVHAQRLQYLAFASWLGIVLCLVFNVIAVMVCWIRGGGVKIFFLATIYALLGCPLSYVLWYRPLYRAMRTDSAMKFSWFFLFYLIHIGFCIFAAIAPPVVFHGKSLTGILAAIDVFDGHVMVGIFYLVGFALFCLESLLSLWVLQKVYMYFRGNK from the exons ATGAATCGGCACCACGACCCCAATCCATTCGACGAGGAAGAGGTCAATCCCTTCTCg aaGGGATCTGCTGCTCCTGGATCAAAGCCACGCATTCCAACATTGGGATCTGAAACCTTTGGCTTTGGGCAGAAACATGATGCAACAGTGGACATACCATTGGATACAATGAAT GGTTCTAAGAGCAAAGAGCAAGAGCTTGCATCTTGGGAAGCAGATCTCAAACGGAGGGAAAAG GACATAAGACGGAGAGAAGATGCTGTTGCTAAAG CTGGTGTCCCTAACGATGATAAAAATTGGCCTCCATTTTTCCCGATTATTCATCATGATATAGCTAATGAAATACCGGTCCATGCTCAAAGGCTGCAGTATTTGGCTTTTGCAAGTTGGCTAG GTATAGTTCTTTGTCTTGTTTTTAATGTGATTGCTGTGATGGTGTGCTGGATCAGAGGCGGGG gtgtcaaaatttttttccttgcaaCGATCTATGCTCTCCTTGGATGCCCGTTGTCTTATGTGCTGTGGTACAGGCCTCTCTACCGTGCTATGAG GACAGATAGTGCCATGAAGTTCAGTTGGTTTTTCCTATTCTACTTG ATTCACATTGGGTTTTGTATATTCGCTGCTATTGCACCTCCAGTTGTCTTTCATGGGAAGTCATTGAC gGGAATCCTTGCCGCAATTGATGTCTTTGATGGCCATGTAATGGTTGGG ATATTCTACTTAGTTGGTTTTGCCTTGTTTTGCTTGGAGTCACTTCTAAGCTTATGGGTACTTCAG
- the LOC121234935 gene encoding phosphoribulokinase, chloroplastic, with protein MAICAVYTTQSLNPTCSISTPSKTHLGFHQKQVVFYTTGKKTSRRGTSSSSPYVITCATGDSQTVVIGLAADSGCGKSTFMRRLTNVFGGAAEPPKGGNPDSNTLISDTTTVICLDDYHSLDRTGRKEKGVTALDPRANDFDLMYEQVKALKDGTAVDKPIYNHVTGLLDPPELIKPPKILVIEGLHPMYDARVRDLLDFSIYLDISNEVKFAWKIQRDMAERGHSLESIKASIEARKPDFDAYIDPQKQYADAVIEVLPTQLIPDDNDGKILRVKLIMKEGVKFFSPVYLFDEGSTISWIPCGRKLTCSYPGIKFSYGPDSYFGHEVSVLEMDGQFDRLDELIYVESHLSNLSTKFYGEVTQQMLKLSDFPGSNNGTGLFQTIVGLKIRDIYEQIIASKAKSPVAATKA; from the exons ATGGCAATTTGTGCAGTGTACACAACCCAGTCCCTCAATCCCACATGTTCAATCTCCACACCATCAAAAACCCACCTGGGATTTCACCAAAAACAGGTGGTTTTCTACACCACAGGCAAGAAAACCAGCAGGAGAGGCACCAGCAGCAGCAGCCCATACGTGATAACATGCGCAACTGGTGACTCACAGACAGTTGTGATTGGTCTGGCAGCAGACTCCGGGTGCGGGAAGAGCACCTTCATGAGGAGACTAACCAACGTGTTTGGAGGTGCTGCAGAGCCACCCAAGGGCGGCAACCCTGATTCCAACACTCTCATCAGTGACACCACCACTGTGATATGCTTGGATGACTATCACTCACTGGATAGGACTGGAAGGAAAGAGAAGGGAGTCACTGCGCTTGACCCAAGAGCCAACGACTTTGATCTCATGTATGAGCAGGTTAAGGCTCTCAAGGATGGGACTGCTGTTGACAAGCCTATTTACAATCATGTTACTGGTCTCTTGGACCCTCCCGAGCTCATCAAGCCTCCCAAGATCCTGGTCATTGAAGGTTTGCACCCCAT GTATGATGCGCGAGTTAGGGACCTGTTGGACTTCAGTATCTATTTGGACATCAGCAATGAGGTTAAGTTTGCATGGAAAATTCAG AGGGACATGGCAGAGCGAGGACACAGTCTTGAAAGCATCAAAGCTAGTATCGAAGCCAGAAAGCCTGACTTTGATGCATATATTG ATCCACAAAAGCAATATGCAGATGCAGTGATTGAAGTGTTGCCAACCCAACTCATTCCCGATGATAACGACGGGAAGATTCTGAGAGTGAAGTTGATAATGAAAGAAGGGGTAAAGTTTTTCAGCCCAGTTTATCTGTTTGATGAAGGCTCTACCATTTCATGGATTCCATGCGGAAGAAAGCTCACCTGCTCATACCCTGGCATCAAGTTTTCCTATGGTCCTGACTCCTATTTCGGCCACGAG GTGTCTGTGCTGGAGATGGATGGGCAATTTGACAGATTAGATGAGCTCATTTACGTGGAAAGCCATCTAAGCAATCTCTCGACCAAGTTCTATGGAGAAGTGACCCAACAAATGTTGAAGCTTTCCGATTTCCCTGGCAGTAACAATGGAACGGGTCTTTTCCAGACCATTGTCGGGTTGAAGATCAGAGACATCTACGAGCAGATAATCGCTAGCAAGGCCAAATCTCCGGTAGCAGCAACAAAGGCCTAA
- the LOC121234936 gene encoding protein BASIC PENTACYSTEINE7-like isoform X1, with product MSSLDGFPFLSPAFLKDKSLGGACASLLHDDHQIRVAHHIISSPHEGTLQDDAVLRHHVLAKMGTYSNRNPMIPEATAGASVPHFTWFYPGSFLSASKTSSNPFQGVQLNPQPNLPVGPIRTIAVTPEPVNDIDSATKPAKGGKLKNSVKGSNQVASKVFRPKQTKKTPKTTKGKSMPEGKREKKILNNIHMEKADFDFSRVPPPYCSCTGVARLCYKWGAGGWQSSCCTINISEYPLPMSSTRPGARVAGRKMSNGAYGKLLLRLAAEGCDLTHPVDLKDHWARHGTNKFVIIK from the exons ATGTCTAGTCTTGATGGGTTTCCTTTTCTCAGTCCGGCTTTCTTGAAAGATAAAAGCTTGGGTGGTGCATGTGCGAG TCTGTTGCATGACGACCATCAAATACGAGTGGcccatcatatcatatcaagccCTCACGAAGGGACTCTCCAAGATG ATGCAGTGCTGAGACATCACGTACTTGCGAAGATGGGGACCTACTCCAATAGAAACCCTATGATACCTGAAGCTACAGCAGGGGCGTCTGTTCCACATTTTACCTGGTTTTATCCCGGGAGTTTTCTCTCTGCATCAAAAACCAGCTCAAATCCTTTTCAAGGAGTCCAATTAAACCCGCAACCTAATCTTCCTGTTGGCCCCATTCGAACCATTGCTGTCACACCTGAACCAGTGAACGATATCGACTCAGCAACTAAACCTGCCAAAGGTGGAAAACTTAAGAATTCTGTGAAGGGTTCTAACCAGGTTGCATCTAAGGTTTTCAGACCAAAGCAAACCAAAAAGACTCCTAAAACAACAAAGGGAAAAAGTATGCCTGAAGGAAAACGAGAAAAGAAGATTCTGAATAATATTCATATGGAGAAAGCAGACTTTGATTTCTCCAGGGTGCCTCCTCCCTACTGTTCTTGTACAGGTGTTGCCAGATTGTGCTACAAATGGGGAGCTGGTGGATGGCAATCTTCATGTTGCACCATTAACATATCAGAATATCCTCTGCCCATGAGTTCTACAAGACCTGGGGCTCGTGTGGCTGGGAGGAAGATGAGCAACGGAGCATATGGGAAACTTCTACTGAGACTTGCAGCTGAGGGTTGTGATCTTACTCATCCAGTTGACTTGAAGGACCATTGGGCAAGACACGGTACCAACAAGTTTGTTATAATCAAGTAG
- the LOC121234936 gene encoding protein BASIC PENTACYSTEINE7-like isoform X2: MGTYSNRNPMIPEATAGASVPHFTWFYPGSFLSASKTSSNPFQGVQLNPQPNLPVGPIRTIAVTPEPVNDIDSATKPAKGGKLKNSVKGSNQVASKVFRPKQTKKTPKTTKGKSMPEGKREKKILNNIHMEKADFDFSRVPPPYCSCTGVARLCYKWGAGGWQSSCCTINISEYPLPMSSTRPGARVAGRKMSNGAYGKLLLRLAAEGCDLTHPVDLKDHWARHGTNKFVIIK; encoded by the coding sequence ATGGGGACCTACTCCAATAGAAACCCTATGATACCTGAAGCTACAGCAGGGGCGTCTGTTCCACATTTTACCTGGTTTTATCCCGGGAGTTTTCTCTCTGCATCAAAAACCAGCTCAAATCCTTTTCAAGGAGTCCAATTAAACCCGCAACCTAATCTTCCTGTTGGCCCCATTCGAACCATTGCTGTCACACCTGAACCAGTGAACGATATCGACTCAGCAACTAAACCTGCCAAAGGTGGAAAACTTAAGAATTCTGTGAAGGGTTCTAACCAGGTTGCATCTAAGGTTTTCAGACCAAAGCAAACCAAAAAGACTCCTAAAACAACAAAGGGAAAAAGTATGCCTGAAGGAAAACGAGAAAAGAAGATTCTGAATAATATTCATATGGAGAAAGCAGACTTTGATTTCTCCAGGGTGCCTCCTCCCTACTGTTCTTGTACAGGTGTTGCCAGATTGTGCTACAAATGGGGAGCTGGTGGATGGCAATCTTCATGTTGCACCATTAACATATCAGAATATCCTCTGCCCATGAGTTCTACAAGACCTGGGGCTCGTGTGGCTGGGAGGAAGATGAGCAACGGAGCATATGGGAAACTTCTACTGAGACTTGCAGCTGAGGGTTGTGATCTTACTCATCCAGTTGACTTGAAGGACCATTGGGCAAGACACGGTACCAACAAGTTTGTTATAATCAAGTAG